A genomic stretch from Physeter macrocephalus isolate SW-GA chromosome 12, ASM283717v5, whole genome shotgun sequence includes:
- the SH2D6 gene encoding SH2 domain-containing protein 6 isoform X2, with translation MRTQQEADHLQASKRALARNQPRQHLDFGLLASRADKLSRSKARLGPHLPPPRCADSPAWRKEDPCPSPLSAPGTWRRRHPFPEAQEEEEEEEDKYELPPSEAVLRHLAPAHLPGTEEDSLYLDHSGPLGPPMSPPPPPPPPPQPQLEMMNSLPTCPTPGYHFPVSKSKRHLICKIPPRLHSRGP, from the exons atgaggacacagcaagaagctgaccatctgcaagccagcaAGAGAGCTCTCGCCAGAAACCAGCCCCgacagcaccttgattttggacttctagcctccagagca GACAAGCTCAGCAGGAGCAAGGCCAG GTTGGGGCCACACCTTCCACCCCCAAGATGTGCAG ACTCCCCTGCTTGGAGAAAAGAGGACCCCTGCCCATCTCCTCTGTCTGCCCCAGGGACCTGGAGACGCAGG CATCCCTTCCCAGaagcccaggaggaggaggaagaagaggaggataaATATGAGCTGCCCCCCAGTGAGGCTGTGCTCCGCCACCTAGCCCCCGCCCACCTTCCTGGCACTGAGGAGGACTCTTTGTACTTGG ATCACTCTGGCCCCCTGGGCCCTCCcatgtcaccaccaccaccaccaccgccgccACCGCAGCCCCAGCTCGAGATGATGAAcagcctccccacctgccccaccccaggctaCCATTTCCCAGTGAGTAAATCTAAGAGGCATCTCATTTGCAAGATTCCCCCACGTCTGCATTCAAGAGGCCCCTGA
- the SH2D6 gene encoding SH2 domain-containing protein 6 isoform X1, protein MRTQQEADHLQASKRALARNQPRQHLDFGLLASRADKLSRSKARLGPHLPPPRCADSPAWRKEDPCPSPLSAPGTWRRRHPFPEAQEEEEEEEDKYELPPSEAVLRHLAPAHLPGTEEDSLYLGEGWEVEAGRLGGQAGREGPHKGRGPRPCLVSLCLAWGSEGRPQLAVTEASWLGRERGREGGEKGRRVSGRGEEPGGAV, encoded by the exons atgaggacacagcaagaagctgaccatctgcaagccagcaAGAGAGCTCTCGCCAGAAACCAGCCCCgacagcaccttgattttggacttctagcctccagagca GACAAGCTCAGCAGGAGCAAGGCCAG GTTGGGGCCACACCTTCCACCCCCAAGATGTGCAG ACTCCCCTGCTTGGAGAAAAGAGGACCCCTGCCCATCTCCTCTGTCTGCCCCAGGGACCTGGAGACGCAGG CATCCCTTCCCAGaagcccaggaggaggaggaagaagaggaggataaATATGAGCTGCCCCCCAGTGAGGCTGTGCTCCGCCACCTAGCCCCCGCCCACCTTCCTGGCACTGAGGAGGACTCTTTGTACTTGGGTGAGGGCTGGGAAGTTGAGGCAGGGAGGTTGGGTGGTCAGGCAGGACGGGAGGGTCCCCACAAGGGAAGAGGGCCCAGGCCTTGCCTCGTCTCCCTCTGTCTGGCCTGGGGCAGCGAGGGGAGGCCTCAGCTGGCAGTCACTGAGGCCTCTTGgctgggcagagagagagggagggagggaggggagaagggaaggagggtgagtgggaggggagaggagcctgGAGGGGCAGTGTAA